The following are encoded together in the uncultured Draconibacterium sp. genome:
- a CDS encoding class I SAM-dependent DNA methyltransferase yields MDNKVHNQIVSFIWGIADDVLRDVFVRGKYRDIILPFTVLRRLDALLVPTKEKVLEAVEFMEKEKIDDHSALKAVTGLPFWNTSKFTFESLLNDSDNIDSNLEVYLDGYSPNVQEIISKFKLRNQLETMKENEITYLLIEKFSSKEVNLSPNEALNGKGETMPPLTNLGMGYVFEELIRKFNEDNNEEAGEHFTPREIIKLMTHILFEPVKEQIKKGTYLIYDPACGSGGMLTEAEHFAEEVTGRKGGFSLYGQEVNPETFAICTSDMLIKGDKPENIAFGSTLSKDGFPSLNFDFMLSNPPYGKTWKLDENAIVDNRGKKGTGEKAENIKDSRFQVGLPTISDGQLLFLMNMVSKMKHNTDLGSRIATVHNGSALFTGDAGGGESEIRKHLIENDWLECIIALPKNIFYNTGIPTYVWIVSNRKQAHRKGKVQLINALELYDKLRKNLGQKNCELKPKHIEEITNLYLDFKETDISKIYPNEYFGYNKITVERPLRLSAQFTKESIASLRFDKGLLDEMTWAYEKFGEEVYFNLKELKPQIEAHLKKHEIKLKASDKKNLLSQEFWKAQLEVLKETTKLMNKIGTEQHDDFNVFSELFANTIKKEKLNIDAKAQKNILNAITWKNEDAERVIKKKEKDGTIVYEADSDLRDTENVPLDQEIETFFEREVLQHVPDAWIDYSKTVKGYEISFTRYFYNYIPPRSIEEITAEILQLEKETDGILNEIVND; encoded by the coding sequence ATGGATAATAAAGTTCACAATCAAATAGTAAGTTTCATCTGGGGAATTGCAGATGATGTATTGAGAGACGTTTTTGTTCGGGGAAAGTACCGGGACATTATTTTACCTTTTACAGTTTTAAGACGTTTGGACGCACTGCTCGTACCGACAAAAGAAAAAGTACTTGAAGCGGTTGAGTTTATGGAAAAAGAAAAAATTGATGACCATTCTGCATTGAAAGCTGTAACTGGTCTTCCGTTTTGGAATACTTCCAAATTCACTTTTGAAAGTCTGCTTAACGATTCAGACAACATTGACAGTAACCTTGAAGTTTATTTGGATGGATACAGCCCAAACGTTCAGGAAATCATTAGCAAATTCAAACTGAGAAATCAGCTTGAAACGATGAAAGAAAATGAAATCACTTATTTACTCATTGAAAAATTCTCTTCAAAAGAAGTTAATCTAAGCCCAAATGAAGCCTTAAATGGAAAAGGTGAAACAATGCCTCCGCTAACCAATTTAGGAATGGGATATGTTTTTGAAGAATTGATTCGCAAATTCAACGAGGACAATAACGAGGAAGCAGGAGAACATTTTACGCCAAGAGAAATCATAAAACTGATGACTCACATTTTATTTGAACCGGTTAAAGAACAAATAAAAAAAGGAACTTATTTAATTTACGACCCTGCCTGCGGCAGTGGTGGTATGCTTACCGAAGCTGAACATTTTGCAGAAGAAGTAACCGGACGAAAAGGTGGATTTAGCTTGTACGGACAGGAGGTAAATCCTGAAACTTTTGCCATTTGTACTTCCGACATGTTGATAAAAGGCGATAAACCGGAAAATATTGCTTTCGGTTCTACGCTTTCAAAAGACGGTTTTCCAAGCCTGAATTTCGATTTTATGCTTTCTAATCCTCCTTATGGCAAAACATGGAAGTTAGATGAAAATGCCATTGTAGATAATCGAGGAAAAAAGGGAACTGGCGAGAAAGCAGAAAATATAAAAGATTCACGTTTTCAGGTAGGATTACCAACCATTTCGGACGGACAACTTTTGTTTCTGATGAACATGGTAAGTAAAATGAAACACAACACCGATTTAGGCAGCCGCATTGCTACAGTTCATAATGGTTCAGCCTTATTTACTGGCGACGCTGGTGGTGGCGAAAGCGAAATTAGAAAACATTTAATTGAAAACGATTGGTTAGAATGTATTATCGCTTTGCCAAAAAATATTTTCTACAATACAGGTATTCCAACCTATGTTTGGATTGTAAGCAACCGAAAACAAGCGCACAGAAAAGGCAAAGTACAATTGATAAATGCACTTGAACTTTACGACAAACTACGTAAAAATTTAGGACAGAAAAATTGTGAGTTAAAACCTAAACACATCGAAGAAATTACCAATTTGTATCTCGATTTTAAAGAAACTGATATTTCAAAAATCTATCCGAACGAATACTTTGGTTACAATAAAATTACCGTTGAACGTCCTTTGCGTTTGTCGGCTCAATTCACCAAAGAAAGCATTGCAAGCTTACGTTTCGATAAAGGTTTATTGGATGAAATGACTTGGGCTTATGAGAAATTTGGCGAGGAAGTTTATTTCAATTTAAAAGAATTGAAACCACAAATTGAAGCTCACCTTAAAAAACATGAAATAAAACTGAAAGCGTCTGATAAAAAGAATTTGTTGAGTCAGGAATTTTGGAAAGCTCAATTGGAAGTGTTGAAAGAAACTACCAAACTGATGAATAAAATTGGAACGGAACAGCACGATGATTTTAATGTGTTTTCTGAATTGTTTGCCAATACCATCAAGAAAGAAAAGCTAAACATTGATGCAAAAGCACAAAAAAATATTTTGAATGCCATTACCTGGAAAAACGAAGATGCAGAACGTGTAATCAAGAAAAAAGAAAAAGACGGCACCATTGTTTATGAAGCCGACAGCGATTTGCGTGATACCGAGAATGTGCCATTAGACCAAGAAATAGAAACCTTTTTTGAGCGTGAAGTTTTACAACACGTACCCGATGCTTGGATTGATTACAGCAAAACAGTAAAAGGCTATGAAATATCGTTTACTCGGTATTTTTACAATTATATTCCGCCGCGAAGTATTGAGGAAATTACAGCAGAAATTCTTCAGTTGGAAAAAGAAACTGATGGCATTTTAAACGAAATTGTAAACGACTGA
- a CDS encoding restriction endonuclease subunit S: MSKLKPYNNYQPIQYDYVSQLPQGWQLLPNIAIFQERIERGFDNEELLSVTIGKGVIRQSDVDIKKDSSNEDKSKYKLIKVGDIAYNRMRMWQGALGYSNYQGITSPAYVVLKPKIEINQRFFHYMFRAGFYTNYSKRFSYGIVDDQLSLRYVDFKRMYSVFPPLETQNVIVEYLDRKTKQIQEFIARKERLIELLEEEKQRLVDEHIKGVHSEIEFINSGNEFIGEIPKGWLFKKLKYIAKVKGRIGFRGYTVQDIVAQGEGAITLSPSNIFAQKFNLNEKTYLSWKKYYESPEIMVFSGDLIFVKTGSTIGKIALIPETNEKITLNPQLVVFKEIKINSEFLYFLFTTSYIQKIIELDIIGGAAGTLSQQKTKSIPVFFPEPEKQRTICENIKTDFEKIEVAKLKAQLEIEKAKEYQESLITQIVTGQLKVPENINANLRQNGELGMVAEPDTLYKSTN, translated from the coding sequence ATGAGCAAATTAAAACCATATAATAATTATCAGCCAATACAGTACGATTATGTTTCGCAATTGCCCCAAGGTTGGCAACTGCTTCCTAATATTGCAATTTTTCAGGAACGCATTGAAAGAGGTTTTGATAATGAAGAACTTCTATCGGTAACAATTGGCAAAGGTGTAATTCGACAAAGTGATGTTGATATAAAAAAAGACAGCAGTAACGAAGATAAAAGCAAATACAAGCTGATTAAAGTTGGAGACATTGCTTACAATAGAATGCGCATGTGGCAAGGTGCTTTGGGCTATAGCAACTATCAAGGCATAACAAGTCCTGCTTATGTTGTGTTAAAACCAAAAATTGAAATTAACCAACGCTTTTTTCATTATATGTTCCGTGCAGGTTTTTATACCAATTACAGCAAGCGTTTTTCTTATGGAATTGTTGACGACCAACTAAGTTTACGTTATGTCGATTTCAAACGCATGTATAGTGTTTTTCCACCGCTCGAAACTCAAAATGTAATTGTTGAATACCTCGACCGCAAAACCAAACAAATTCAAGAATTTATTGCCAGAAAAGAACGCTTGATTGAGTTGTTGGAAGAGGAGAAACAAAGGTTAGTAGATGAGCATATAAAAGGTGTACATTCTGAAATTGAATTTATTAATTCTGGCAATGAATTTATTGGGGAAATTCCCAAAGGATGGTTATTTAAAAAACTAAAATATATAGCTAAAGTTAAAGGACGTATAGGTTTTAGAGGTTATACTGTTCAGGATATTGTTGCACAAGGTGAAGGTGCAATAACCCTTAGTCCTTCCAATATTTTTGCTCAAAAGTTTAATCTTAACGAAAAAACATACTTATCGTGGAAAAAATACTACGAATCTCCAGAGATTATGGTTTTCTCTGGTGATTTGATTTTTGTCAAAACTGGTTCAACCATTGGCAAAATTGCATTAATACCTGAAACCAATGAGAAAATTACACTTAATCCACAGTTAGTTGTTTTTAAAGAAATAAAAATAAATAGTGAGTTTTTGTACTTTCTATTTACTACATCATATATTCAGAAAATTATTGAATTAGATATAATTGGAGGCGCCGCCGGTACATTAAGTCAACAGAAAACAAAATCAATACCTGTATTTTTCCCAGAACCAGAGAAACAAAGAACCATTTGTGAAAATATCAAAACAGATTTTGAAAAAATTGAAGTAGCAAAGTTGAAAGCTCAATTAGAAATTGAAAAAGCAAAAGAATATCAAGAAAGCCTAATTACCCAAATAGTTACAGGACAATTAAAAGTACCAGAAAATATAAATGCCAATTTGAGGCAAAATGGTGAATTGGGAATGGTTGCAGAGCCTGACACTTTGTATAAATCAACAAATTAA
- a CDS encoding type I restriction endonuclease — protein sequence MSKFTDTSERGFQKHIVKQLVEQNKFRESVSNDFDKEFCINPKQLWEFIKETQPETFEMIQRKGERSFLVRLDEKLRKLGIIEVLRKGVKHFDKTVDLFYRQPSSNYNKKDLAKFNANNFSVTQELVYSSDNANRLDLTIFLNGLPIITCELKNPLSGQTVHNGIRQYQNDRDPKEKIFSFARCMVHFAADTELVFMSTHLNHKKTFFLPFNKGLNEGKPVSPFGAGNPVNPNGLKTHYLWEEILTKHSLANIIDKFAQVVEETDEETKKVKRMMIFPRYHQLTAVRQILTHAKSKGAGNKYLIQHSAGSGKSKSIAWLAHQLHGLFDTSGENHLFDSVIVITDRIVLDKQLSEDIKQFSPKRGIVEHITGDGGSKTNQLKEALANRKKVIVCTVQTFPFLLDEMSDLPAMQFGIIIDEAHSGQSGQTSSKMNAVLADKHDEEEKEEKTLEDKINDLIESRKMIKNGSYFAFTATPKNKTLETFGVKSDQTYLDENGEVKHKFYAFHVYSMKQAIEEEFIHDVLKNYTTYNSFYKLIKAVEDNPEFDTKQAQKKLRAYVEGHEFAIAEKAKIMLDHFHRDVKQLINGEAKTMVVTKSIESAIKYKQAFDTYLKEIKSPYKAVVAFSGSKTYKGVDYTEVGMNNFKTFKTDIPKNFKKSENRFLIVAEKYQTGFDEPLLHTMYVDKKLAGVQAVQTLSRLNRAKKPHKKDTFVLDFFNDAEEIQKAFDPYYTATILSEETNPNKLNDLVDLMAEFEVYSDYQIEDFFEKYINGEERTKLDPIIDRSAAFFKNDLSKDQQIDFKAKAKSFLRVYSYLGKILDFNNQEWEQLFWYLKYLVPKLYIEQTDDLAEGILESIDMDSYRPSKETTQNIDLAEDPGEVAPIPVEVTGGQSEPDLDTLENILSAFNQRFGDIEWSDKDKVRQILTKQLPDEMKANKEIMDAIQNSDKQNAKISSDKKLKELMEQYLFSQTEIYKKFTTDKDFERRYKEFIFDTLVDANKETGIRP from the coding sequence ATGAGTAAGTTTACCGACACATCCGAACGAGGATTTCAAAAGCACATTGTAAAACAACTTGTTGAGCAAAATAAGTTTCGTGAAAGTGTTTCCAACGATTTTGACAAGGAGTTTTGCATCAATCCAAAACAGCTTTGGGAATTTATTAAAGAAACACAGCCTGAAACATTTGAAATGATTCAGCGAAAAGGCGAACGGTCTTTTCTGGTTCGCTTAGATGAAAAACTCCGCAAACTTGGTATTATTGAAGTATTGAGAAAAGGGGTAAAACATTTTGATAAAACGGTCGATTTATTTTATCGTCAACCTTCATCAAATTACAATAAAAAAGACCTTGCAAAATTTAATGCCAATAATTTTTCGGTTACACAAGAATTGGTTTATAGTTCGGATAATGCCAATCGTTTAGACTTAACCATCTTTTTAAATGGCTTACCCATTATTACTTGCGAACTAAAAAATCCACTAAGCGGACAAACCGTTCATAATGGAATCAGACAATACCAAAACGACCGAGACCCAAAAGAAAAAATATTCAGTTTTGCCCGTTGCATGGTTCATTTCGCAGCCGATACCGAATTGGTATTTATGTCAACGCATCTGAATCATAAAAAAACATTCTTTTTACCTTTCAATAAAGGATTGAATGAGGGAAAACCTGTTTCGCCTTTTGGTGCTGGAAATCCGGTAAATCCAAACGGATTAAAAACACATTATTTGTGGGAAGAGATTTTAACCAAACATTCTTTAGCCAACATAATTGACAAGTTTGCACAAGTTGTTGAAGAAACAGACGAGGAAACAAAAAAAGTAAAACGGATGATGATTTTCCCACGTTATCATCAATTGACAGCCGTTCGACAAATTCTTACACATGCCAAAAGCAAAGGCGCTGGAAACAAATACCTTATTCAACATTCGGCTGGTTCGGGAAAATCAAAATCAATAGCCTGGTTGGCTCACCAACTTCACGGCTTATTTGACACTTCAGGAGAAAATCATTTATTCGACTCGGTTATTGTAATTACCGACCGCATTGTTTTGGATAAACAGTTAAGTGAAGACATCAAACAATTTTCACCCAAACGTGGGATTGTTGAACATATAACAGGCGATGGCGGAAGCAAAACCAATCAGTTAAAAGAAGCACTTGCAAACCGTAAAAAAGTAATTGTATGCACCGTTCAAACTTTCCCTTTCTTGTTGGATGAAATGTCAGACTTGCCAGCCATGCAATTTGGAATCATCATTGACGAAGCGCACAGCGGACAAAGCGGTCAAACTTCTTCAAAAATGAATGCCGTTTTAGCCGATAAACATGACGAAGAAGAAAAGGAAGAAAAAACCTTAGAGGACAAAATAAACGACCTTATTGAAAGCCGTAAAATGATTAAAAACGGTTCTTACTTTGCGTTTACTGCAACACCAAAAAATAAAACCCTTGAAACCTTTGGCGTAAAATCAGACCAAACCTACCTTGACGAAAATGGAGAAGTAAAACATAAATTCTATGCTTTTCATGTTTACAGCATGAAACAAGCCATTGAAGAGGAATTTATTCATGACGTTTTAAAAAATTACACAACTTATAATTCATTTTACAAACTCATAAAAGCAGTTGAAGACAATCCTGAATTTGACACCAAACAAGCACAAAAGAAACTACGAGCTTATGTAGAAGGTCATGAGTTTGCAATTGCTGAAAAAGCAAAAATAATGCTCGACCATTTTCACCGAGATGTAAAACAACTGATAAATGGTGAAGCAAAAACAATGGTTGTTACCAAAAGCATTGAATCAGCAATTAAATACAAACAAGCTTTTGATACTTACCTAAAAGAAATTAAATCACCTTACAAAGCGGTTGTTGCTTTTTCGGGTTCAAAAACATACAAAGGAGTTGATTACACAGAAGTTGGAATGAATAATTTCAAAACCTTTAAAACTGATATTCCTAAAAACTTTAAGAAAAGTGAAAACCGTTTTCTGATAGTTGCCGAAAAATACCAAACTGGGTTTGATGAACCGCTTTTACATACCATGTACGTGGATAAAAAGTTAGCGGGAGTTCAGGCAGTCCAAACGTTATCGCGTCTAAACAGAGCCAAGAAACCACATAAAAAAGACACGTTTGTTTTAGATTTCTTCAATGATGCAGAAGAAATACAAAAGGCGTTTGACCCTTATTACACAGCAACAATTTTAAGTGAAGAAACGAATCCAAATAAACTCAATGATTTAGTGGATTTGATGGCAGAATTTGAAGTTTACAGTGACTATCAAATTGAAGATTTCTTTGAAAAATATATCAATGGAGAAGAACGGACAAAACTTGACCCGATTATTGACAGGTCGGCAGCGTTTTTTAAAAACGATTTAAGCAAAGACCAACAAATTGATTTTAAAGCAAAAGCAAAATCATTTTTGCGGGTTTACAGTTATTTAGGCAAAATATTAGATTTTAATAATCAGGAATGGGAACAACTTTTTTGGTACTTGAAATATCTTGTTCCAAAATTATACATTGAACAAACCGATGATTTAGCTGAAGGAATTTTGGAAAGTATTGACATGGATAGTTATCGTCCATCGAAAGAAACAACCCAAAATATTGACTTGGCAGAAGACCCGGGAGAAGTTGCCCCGATTCCAGTTGAAGTTACAGGCGGACAATCAGAACCGGATTTGGACACACTTGAAAATATATTAAGTGCTTTCAATCAACGATTCGGAGATATTGAATGGTCGGACAAGGATAAGGTTAGACAAATACTAACCAAACAACTTCCTGACGAAATGAAAGCCAATAAAGAAATTATGGATGCCATTCAAAATTCTGACAAGCAAAACGCTAAAATATCATCAGACAAAAAACTGAAAGAATTAATGGAACAATATCTTTTCAGTCAGACAGAGATTTATAAAAAATTCACGACTGACAAAGACTTTGAAAGAAGATATAAGGAATTTATTTTTGACACTTTAGTAGATGCAAACAAAGAAACAGGGATAAGACCCTAA
- a CDS encoding integrase core domain-containing protein, translated as MPWKETTIMEEKIEFICEWNSGKYTITELCKGFGISRTTAYRMIQRYEKLGIEGLRMKAKAPINHPNRTNIEIEKRILCLKEKHKHWGAKKIKVLLFNDFPEIQIPSVVTIHNILSRNGMVCPQKRLRRVKPLYPIFDPKDCNEVWSADYKGKFLMGNKKYCHPLTIADSKSRFLFTAKAHYKENYKSVKEEFTRVFRKFGLPKQVHTDNGIPFGSVSAIQRFTTLSYWFIDLGILPVFSDPAHPEQNGRHERMHRDLKAACAAPSAYDLRAQQRRLNSFVREYNNLRPHEALEMRTPAREHQFSDIPFPEKIKPYVYPAHMKTMNVSKSGAMRWKAYYWVYMSSGLIGKQVAAEEIGNGVWKVFYRNVFLGYFNEKDIRDKQNITRLSTNLV; from the coding sequence ATGCCTTGGAAAGAAACAACTATTATGGAAGAAAAAATTGAATTTATTTGTGAATGGAACTCCGGGAAGTATACCATCACAGAGTTGTGTAAAGGATTCGGAATATCCCGGACAACTGCGTACAGGATGATACAGCGCTACGAAAAACTTGGGATTGAGGGCCTCCGGATGAAGGCTAAAGCACCCATAAACCACCCCAACCGGACAAACATAGAAATAGAAAAAAGAATTCTATGTTTAAAGGAAAAACATAAACATTGGGGTGCTAAAAAAATAAAGGTATTGTTGTTTAACGACTTTCCTGAAATCCAAATCCCATCGGTGGTTACCATTCACAACATATTGTCCAGGAATGGCATGGTATGCCCTCAAAAGCGTTTACGAAGGGTGAAGCCCCTGTACCCGATTTTCGACCCGAAAGACTGCAACGAAGTCTGGAGTGCCGATTACAAGGGTAAGTTTTTAATGGGCAATAAAAAATACTGTCACCCGCTGACCATTGCCGATTCTAAAAGCCGCTTCCTGTTTACGGCCAAGGCGCATTACAAAGAAAACTACAAGTCAGTAAAAGAGGAGTTTACAAGGGTTTTCAGAAAGTTCGGGTTGCCCAAACAGGTACATACCGACAACGGGATCCCCTTTGGCTCCGTTTCCGCCATCCAGCGCTTTACAACCTTATCGTACTGGTTTATCGACCTGGGCATCCTGCCCGTGTTTTCAGACCCGGCGCACCCCGAACAAAACGGAAGGCACGAACGAATGCACCGCGACCTGAAAGCGGCCTGTGCAGCCCCTTCGGCTTACGATTTAAGGGCACAACAGCGAAGACTGAACTCATTTGTCAGGGAATACAATAACCTCAGGCCTCATGAGGCTTTAGAGATGAGAACGCCTGCGCGTGAACATCAGTTTTCTGACATCCCTTTCCCCGAAAAAATTAAACCCTATGTCTATCCCGCACACATGAAAACAATGAATGTGTCTAAAAGCGGGGCAATGCGTTGGAAGGCTTATTACTGGGTGTACATGTCCAGTGGATTGATAGGTAAACAAGTTGCTGCTGAAGAAATTGGCAACGGTGTTTGGAAAGTATTTTACCGTAATGTATTTTTAGGTTACTTTAATGAGAAAGATATTCGTGATAAACAAAATATTACAAGGCTGAGCACTAATTTAGTGTAA
- a CDS encoding restriction endonuclease, with amino-acid sequence MIPDYQTIMLPLLKTMSDEKTHKLRELIEILAVHFQLSEDEKKELLPSGSQAIFDNRVGWAKFYLEKANLLKTEKRGSYHITELGQSFLKSNPTELRTRDLEEFKAFKEFKQSINVKNEIDDTDQGNHENAESNKTPEEALEYAYQKLKNDLSRDLLDTIKNCSPSFFEKLVIDLLTKMGYGGSRKDAGKALGKSGDGGIDGIIKEDKLGLDTIFIQAKRWENVVPVREIRDFAGALLSKKARKGIFITTSSFPNSAYEFVNSIEHKIILIDGERLTDLMFEFNVGLSTQSAYEIKKIDSDYFEE; translated from the coding sequence ATGATTCCTGACTATCAAACAATAATGCTTCCTCTTTTAAAAACAATGAGTGACGAAAAGACTCATAAATTAAGAGAACTAATTGAAATTCTTGCAGTTCATTTCCAATTAAGCGAAGATGAAAAAAAGGAATTATTACCAAGCGGGTCACAAGCGATTTTTGACAATCGTGTTGGTTGGGCAAAATTCTACTTGGAAAAAGCAAATTTGTTAAAAACGGAAAAAAGAGGTTCCTATCACATAACTGAATTGGGACAAAGTTTTTTAAAATCAAATCCAACCGAACTTCGGACAAGAGATTTAGAAGAATTCAAAGCTTTCAAGGAGTTTAAACAATCGATAAATGTCAAAAACGAAATTGATGACACCGACCAGGGAAATCATGAAAATGCGGAATCAAATAAAACTCCCGAGGAAGCTTTAGAATATGCTTATCAAAAATTAAAAAATGACTTGTCGAGAGATTTGCTTGACACAATAAAAAATTGTTCTCCTTCATTTTTCGAAAAATTGGTAATCGACTTATTGACAAAAATGGGTTACGGGGGTTCAAGAAAAGACGCTGGTAAAGCACTTGGCAAAAGTGGTGACGGAGGAATTGACGGAATAATAAAAGAAGATAAACTTGGACTTGACACAATTTTCATTCAAGCAAAACGATGGGAAAATGTAGTTCCAGTAAGAGAAATTCGAGATTTTGCTGGAGCACTTTTATCTAAAAAAGCCAGAAAAGGAATTTTTATAACAACATCAAGTTTCCCTAATAGTGCTTATGAATTTGTAAATAGTATTGAGCATAAAATAATTCTTATTGACGGAGAAAGATTGACAGACCTGATGTTTGAATTTAATGTTGGATTATCAACTCAATCTGCTTACGAAATAAAAAAAATAGATTCGGACTATTTTGAGGAATAA
- a CDS encoding type I restriction enzyme HsdR N-terminal domain-containing protein gives MNNEQWNEICFLLSENIRTDISESNFEKNVIQALRVLDWKEYLGDIQIRPSFQIGASNRMTPDFVINSSEKRNLFVIEIKQPSLPLNTNFQQQLFSYMRQLRLEYGILIGQVIQVFYDGDLANHDDPVLLETIEFEKDNPKGTKFVELFSKESFSSESLKSFTINSLKKINRRTDKNILTQKILSPDYEKEVIKLIKQNFLNQYDSELIDSVLNEISIRISNQNQEIIKQPVLQSKTFEKPVIISSRDKTKYIINENGQILAKNRFVLELIRAYLKIKPTDFTNLKNIFSDDLQGSTGVINRLDFVETKYANKTDKRHFIGKDEILISSDQVKFVVSTQWGKHNIDNMVDLGRKLGFNIKEI, from the coding sequence ATGAATAATGAACAATGGAATGAAATATGCTTTCTGCTCTCCGAAAATATTCGGACTGACATTAGTGAAAGTAATTTTGAGAAAAATGTAATTCAAGCATTGAGAGTTTTAGATTGGAAAGAATATTTAGGGGATATTCAAATCCGACCATCATTCCAAATTGGTGCATCCAACAGAATGACACCAGACTTCGTAATTAATTCATCGGAAAAGAGAAACCTTTTTGTAATTGAAATAAAACAACCAAGTCTTCCTTTAAATACAAACTTTCAACAACAACTATTTTCATATATGCGTCAGTTAAGACTAGAATACGGAATCTTAATTGGACAAGTTATTCAAGTGTTTTATGACGGAGATTTGGCAAACCACGACGACCCCGTTTTACTCGAAACAATTGAATTTGAAAAGGATAATCCCAAAGGAACTAAATTCGTCGAATTGTTTAGTAAAGAAAGTTTCAGCAGTGAATCACTAAAATCATTTACGATAAACTCGCTCAAAAAAATAAATCGCCGAACGGACAAAAATATATTAACTCAAAAAATCTTGTCCCCTGACTACGAAAAAGAGGTAATAAAGTTAATTAAGCAAAACTTCTTAAACCAATACGACAGCGAGTTAATTGACAGTGTTTTAAACGAAATCTCAATAAGAATTTCAAATCAAAATCAGGAAATAATTAAACAACCAGTACTACAATCAAAAACTTTTGAAAAACCTGTAATTATAAGTTCAAGGGACAAAACCAAATACATTATTAATGAAAATGGACAAATACTTGCAAAAAATAGGTTTGTATTGGAATTAATTCGAGCGTATTTAAAAATTAAGCCAACGGACTTTACGAACCTAAAGAATATTTTCAGTGATGATTTACAAGGTTCAACTGGCGTAATCAACCGACTTGACTTCGTGGAAACAAAATATGCGAATAAAACTGACAAACGGCATTTCATAGGAAAGGACGAAATTTTAATAAGCTCAGACCAAGTAAAATTTGTTGTTTCGACACAATGGGGTAAACACAATATTGATAATATGGTAGATTTGGGAAGGAAATTGGGATTTAACATCAAAGAAATTTGA